CATTGCACCGGTTCTTGAAACGAGATCGCCCTTAGCTTTAGTGATTACTTTCTATAAATACGATACTTTGCATTGTCAGGCATCAGTCGTTCATCGAACAACACAGACCACAATGTTCAAGCTGGTGGTGTTGAGTGCTATCTTCGCAGCGGCCGCGGCCGAGCCCGGGTTGATCGCGAAAGCGTTCGGTGTGCCTCTAGCTTACTCCTCGGTGTACACGCCAGGCGTCACCAGCATCTCGCAGCAGGCCAGCAGTGTCGTGCACCCCTCACCACCCCTAGTCTACTCGGCTCCGGTCGCCTACTCCCACTTCATCAAGAAACGGTCAGCGCCTCTCGCCTATGTCGCCCCGACGACCTACCTCGCTAACACGCACCTCGCCGCCGCACCCCTGGCGACCACCTACAGCGCTCCTGCCCTGCTCCACAGCGCGCCAATTGTACCAGCAGCACAACTGAGCTACGCCACGCACTTCATTAAGAAGAGGTCTGCTCCCTTCGTGCCAACTACCTACATCGCGCCGACCACATACGCTGCTGCCACGCCTCTTCTGACGTCGACCTACGCCGCCACACCCTTAGTGCACTCCGATCCTCTGATCTCTCAGCCCATCACCTACTCTCACTTCATCAAGAAGCGTTCGGCGCCTCTGCTCAACGCCTTCGTCGCCCCTTCCTCCTACTCGACCCAGTCCAGGGTTGACGTCCGCACCAGCCCTCTGATCTCCACCACCTACACTTCCCCGATTGCCTACTCAAGCCCCATTGCTTACACCCACGTGTACTGAAGCGTTTGATTTGGAGGTGTTTGACGTCTGAACACGCATTTTACAGTGAATTCAAAATTTGTCACATGCTCACATAGTGTCTATTGTACATACAACTAAGTTTGatcttaaaaaacaatgtcaataaaCAGATTTTGAAGATATAATTGcattatttacttacattacTTTTAACCAAAGCATTACTCTCATGAAtcctacttacctacctaaagcTAATCAATtcttatattaattttatatatCCACATTTTAGTTTTACATTACCATGTTCATTTATCTGCAACATAAACATTTTTGAACTAGCTACTCTAATTTTCTGATTGACTTAAAAGTTGACTGGGAGAGAATACTACAAGGCATGTACTCTGTCCAATGtgcagttttaaataaataaacatctgtCGACTCTTAAATAATCAGGTACTACTTAAATCCTAAATACAATATGGAATATAAGTTAGATACCAGATCTAACACCGCTAAGTAACCTTGAATTAGACCCTTCATTTCCATTGACAGACATTTGGAAGAGCGATGTTGACGTGATTACGGCCTGTAGCGATGGATTCGAAGGAATAAATGTTTCACGTCGAATCAGGTTACAGGAGCCAACACATAACCCACTTACCCACTAGGATGAAATGAATCCAATTTTATTACGTCATCATTAAACTATTGATGTGGGGAAcgaatcaaaaacaaaacagtattaaaaatataaactttattatttgtaaaatgtTCTCTAATATAACTTACAAACTATGAGAATCTGATGGGCAGGCtgaatgttttataaacatacttatttgtttttaatttttaacacaCACACAATATCATGTCTTCAATAAATATATTCGTATTTAACTAGCAACTAATACAATTATGATTCGTTTTCGATGACGATAATTCTATCTTGAGGCTCGGTTGTCACACTTTCACTATACACTTCAACATTTTGAGAGTCATTATTGTCCGAAATTATGTTATCACTTACTTTTTCTATACTTACTTCCTCTGTGTTTATTTCTGGATCACCTTGGGGTAAATTGTCGACGTTTTCCTCCTCTTGTTTCTTGTAGGTGTCGTCCACTATGTCAATTGATATTGGGTGTTGTAAAGCTCTCGCTAGAGGCAGGTTGTGGTAAAAGCTGAACGCTATAGGTGTGAACACTGTATCCGATGCAAGTACCGGCGTAAATAAGGTTTCGCTTGCAACTCCTTTGGGCTGGCTTGAAAACACTGGGCTGTATATCAGCGGGGTTGATACAACTGCTGGGGAGTGCTTGATGTCAATTCTGGATTGATGTGAAACTGCACTGGGTGCCGCGTATATGAGCGGTGCGACATGACCGTGTACTTTCGAGATGACACTGACGACAAAAAGTGTTCTAAGCATTTTGCTGGATAATGCAGCGGGGTCGGCAGACGGTGTAGTTTTATAGCCGAGTAACGGTAGTGGATGCGGTCGCACTGCAGACGCGCGGTTCAAGTTCTCGGCCGGGTTGCGTAATCGCCGGGGCACTGGCCGGATTGAGATTGCATTATGAATACGTCACTCATCAATATTAATGATTGATGCGCACTGCCGGTTTGTTTTTGAGAGTATGCGATATAGTTATTTATCTTATTATGCAAGATACTTGAGGCATCATCTTTTCTTTAGTTATTGTTTGATACAAAAAAAGTTATATTAGAACTTCATTAGAGTGGTAGACAATAATTGTATTTCATTCATTATTTTACTTGGTCAATAAATCTTCATTTGCTGGTTAAGCACTGCCTGTTTTTAGCGGgtaaacaacaaataaaaaatatcaaatattgtaataatgttttgtattgaAAGTTGTCggcttgatttttaatttattacattcgGAAAGATAACAAGTCCTTTTAAAAaatcaatatattttttgttaccaATTTAAATAACTACATAACTGGTTTGCCAGACATTTATTACCTCCTAATATAATTTTCCCAGACTACTTTTGATTGAAGTTAGTttaatgaatctatttattGCTTAGATATAAAATATTGGCATGGTTTCAAACAAGCTAATTGTCTAGTCGTTAAAAAGTATAATATAACAACGATCTTAGATGATAAGCAGAACCAGTTAGACTTTCAGGGCGGACTTGCCGAAATTACTGTGTTTGGACTTTGGTTATTTTCCTGACAGTGcataaatgcgaaaatttggatgtctggatgtttgttcacgcaaaaactactgaacggattttgattaaactgtacagtattattatttataacccagaataacattataggctaaaatttatgacgatctgtgacaaactaaatttcacgcgggtgaagccgcgggcaaaagctagttctcAGTAACTCTTTAGCATTTCTTTGTAAATTCGTATAGGTACTACCTACTTGATTATCACTTATCAGTATTTTGACAATGATGTATTTTGGTAGATCTTATCGACTCATTTCGAAACAAAGAGAAAgttgttgaaattattattactcaccattttccaataaataaattagtaaacATTTATGAATTCACATAAATAAATTCGATTGAACTTATTTAAGCCTATTTGAATAAATAACCTATTTTTATGGACGACAAAAACTAAATTTACTTTTTGTCAGCAAGCGTGTTCAATAGCGTAACGAATTCAATAATAGAACTAAATCCTGTCACTCTGATTCATACATAGTATAAGAAGGTGTCTCCCGAGGTGTCAGGCATCAGTCAACTGTGTCACCAGCAAAATGTTCAGATTCGTGCTGTTTCTGTGCTGCGCCGCCCTGTGCCAGAGTCACGCAATATTACCGCTGGTCGCGCCTGTTGCCCATTCGATCCACGTTCCGCTAGTGGCACCGTATGCACACGGTTACGGGCACGGCCTCTGGGGTCACGGCTTCTTGGCGAAACCACTAGGGCATCACATTCTGAAGCGGTCGCCACACATCGTTGAGCCCCTCGCTCACGGTCATTTGGGACATGTAGGTCATGTTGCGCCAGTGGCATATGTGGCCCCGGTGGCTCACGCAGCTCCGGTCGCAGTATCTCACCACTCTCGCCTGGATGTCCACACTGCACCAGTTCCTGTGATCAAGCAAGTCATCGCCCCAGTAGTTGCTGCTCCTCTGCTGCATAAACCAGCTCTTGGCGCCCATGGGCTTGGCCTTGGAGCCTACGCTGGGGGGCTTGGCCACTACGCCGGGGGACTTGGCCACTATGCAGGTGGATTCGGCCACTACGCCGGTGGATTTGGACACTACGGTGGTCTTGGCCACCATGCCGGTGGATTTGGACATGGATACCATGGACATTACTAGTCAAAACAGaacttattgtttaaataattgGCGTGTGTCAGATTTGTTTGTGAACTATTTAGAACTTTCTGTACCTAATGAAAATTGTAtgtaataaattgttttaatcgtatgataatattttacttacatgCTAAATTACAAAGTACGTTTAGGCTTTACTAAAAATTCACTCagtagtaattattattatttccaatGAAACGTTGCAGCATAATAGGtacttaagttttttttctgAATTGTAATTTATCCCTGTTGAATTGAATTAATCCCTGTTGCATGGTTCGATTTAAGAAGTGTGAACAAAACAGACGGAGTAGGAAGATTGGAATTCTTCCTGAAATGCGTTTGTAGCATTACTTCCTGCAATACCAATATcttagaaatatttttgcctCCTCAAAAGGATAGaaggtattgtttgtttattttattgtttgcaatgaaaatactgtattattttgtaaataacatAAAACAAACTCTATATATTCTAATATTCATTCTAATTAGATAACTAACTAGCAGACAACTGTTGAACAAATTAGGACTTAGTAGAAGGTACATTCGAAAAGAAAAGAAAGgcagtaaatatttataaatcgtTTATTTTGGCAGTGAATTTAAGTATCTAAAACTGATCAGACATCGTTTGTTTCGTTATCGATTCGTTGATTACCAGGGGTGCACGCTCAGGGCTTTGGGGACCACGGCGGAGTAAGCCACGGGGGAGGCCACCACCGGGGCGGAGTAGGCAGACACCACGGGGGATGAGTAGGGGGACACCACGGGGGATGAGTAGGGGGACACCACTGGGGTTGAGTACGCGGACACAACAGGGGATGAGTACGCGGACACAACGGGGGCAGCGGAGTAGCCGGAGACAACAGGGGCGGAGTAGGACACAGGGGCGGCGACCACGCCGTGGGCTACGGGGACGGCGCTGTAGGACAGAGCACCGACGGAACGCTTGCGGAGGTGGTGGGAGGCCAGAGCCTTAGCCTGGTagtgggcggcgcgggcggcgaccACCTCAGGGGTGTCGAGGGGCACACCGTTGACGGCGTCGAGGACGACAGCGGGTGAGTGAGGGGCCTGGGCGAGGGCCACGGCGGGGGCCACTACGGAGGAGCTGTAGACGGCAGGGGCGCTGTAGACGGCGGGAGCGCTGTAGACGGCGGGGGCGCTGTACACGGCGGGCACAACTGGGGATCCGTGGACCACGCTCGAGCTGTACTGGGATACGGAGCTCGTGGCGGGAACAGCCGCGCTGTAGGCCACAGGGGCGCTGTACGCCAAAGGCGCCACCAAACCGGGCTTGGCCGCCGCCAAAGCCACCACGGAGAACAACACCACCAGCTTGTACATTGTGGTCTGTGTTGAGTTGTCTGATCGATGAACGAAGATCGACTGATGCTTGGACAGCGCTTAGGGATCCTTTTATACTGACGCTTATCTAATAAGAATAATTGGCTGCCGAAAAAAATGCCACATAGTCACCTTCAAACTACCAGTATGTACGCCTTGATATTCAAAGTAGCATTATTACGGCGAGTTGCTCAAGCATTTTTTTACACGGAAGCTTCCGCAATTATTTGTTATCGGTATTTATATGAAATCCAAGGTGTGCGATTAATAGTCTATGAAACTCACGAAAGTCTTAAAAATAATGGCGTCTATTATTATGGCAGTTTGTAATTATGCGATAGCTTTTTTTAGAcatggaaataataaaatattaggcACTTAAGCAATTTTAATACTCGTaggtagggtagaccgggtacaatagtaccacgggtcaatagtaccatcggcgatatttcttcatacaagcgacgttagattgtgtgcatagcgtcagaatatgcgctttttgtgtttccatccgctcaccagtcggcggcgcttgcgctgaaaaacgaaggtgtacaggaaggatttttgttttttgcccagccgcagtaagtttttatgtcaaatatatgagcccataagttgcctaatatgctatttattaccaaagtattgttgtcaatagtttatccagggtctaaactttgtatcgacagcgaattattggcattcactgtgaaaatgactgaattttaggtgaagttctcttgactacctacttggaacaaatgtaccagtctccatggggtcaattgtagcggtacaatcaaccccgtggtacaattaacccccggaaccttattttatacttaatattttaaattggttttaaagtacctatacttataataaaataagttatcataaaacattcacgtggttattttacatttttacaattatatttttataattataggcatacctacctactgaaaaaatagttaatgtgttttattaaataagtaggtatatgtcgataaaaaggtgatataagtacctaaatgcctacttaaaatattttaatatatgtttctaaaacccttctgaattttagtacattttagcttaattcagttagtaactaagtatttgaacgtttggttttagatgcctcgacgtagagtcaaaagtactgatcacggatcaacggatctattcctttatgaacaggcttaggatttttttttaaaagggcgaagcattagtaggtataaataaatcagggtcaattgtaccaggggtcaattgtaccctcatacaaaaatagatttttaagttttgattattctatcattgttattatgcttattgttgtttcaggagcaatatccgagccaaataaatgacatattatgtagaaacagttagctttttcgtttttatggaagaaaagttattgttttgtttttaaactttagtgttgatttttcatacttgttcctaaatattttcgatctcaattaataaagaatgATGATTGTGGGAGATTAAgagtacagaataccaataaaggtgatgattagataaacataacgacttttatagcctcatatattattggtacaattgacccgttgtaggggtcaattgtaacatgagacatcgtacagttcaaactcgtttttcattaagtattcgaaagaatagttcaactctgcatgcttaaatttgtagcttaggagtctagtttttacagcatactaacagaataagttatatttcattagatttctcaatattgaacaatttccaaaaaatggtactattgtccccggtctaccctacttTTAACGCCATGTACTTAGTGTAGaacttacaaaataataacttaataagtACAAACTTTACCCTCGTTATTTTCAACTTTTCCTAATCAGTATTCCAAAAGTTTCTTCAAATTAGGTCGTTTTATGGTCTGCATACTACTTAGTTTCACAACAAAAGCGTCCAGTGAGCTTGTTGTCATGCTACTTGCACTTCAGAGATGAAGATGAGATCTGTGATTCTCTACAGTCAATGATTTTGTATAGCAACATTATCtgacaagtacctacctatactcgCTTTACCCACTGAAAACTTTAGTAATAATTGCATAATAaagtaattacaataaaattaggcTTGGGAGGGATAGATCTACTTTTGCCGTCAAAAAAAAGCTTAAAGAGATTGAGTACAAAAAAAAGccgtttaattaaaaaacttgtACTAACATCTTCAAGTAACAATTACTTGTACTCAATCGCATCTAGTAACTTACAAACTTCGCCATAACTTTTCTACGTTATGTAAGTACATACATTAAGCGTtcaatataaaaagtaaataatgaaagGACTTAATGTACCTACTCAAATAGTTACGCAAATCAGGTattatgataaaattataaataatatcctATTAAATATGGATTTACTTAAATAACCTCGGAGAGTAAATTAACATTTGCTACCAACAGGATTCAAATCCGCAACTGCTACTGTAGGTAGGTGCGGTATGTGAATCACCTAACTAGAATGTTTACGATGTAGTATCATTACGTATTATGGGATAATACGCTATACCATACCTTAAACTTTTTTTGATGATTTGACTATTTACAACTAATCTTCTAGTTAAACTTAGTTTCTGACAGGAAATACATTTTCTCCGTTCAGTAGttattgcgtgaaagagtaataaacttccatccagacatccagacatcctgacatacagacatccaaactttcgcatttataatattagtaggatcagCTTTTCCTGTTGACACTCATTGACATCTGTTTGGAAAGTGCATCGTAAGATAAATGACGTGTTTGGTCACATGAAAAATTATGCCCTCTCTCGTTCCTACTACAGCATTTTCTATGTAGGCAGCTTCAGCTAGTCGCTCAGCAAAAAATCTCATCCAGTTTAGGTCACGTTtgtgcaacgaaattaatcgaAAGGTAAAAGTTGTAAAAGTTTGTGACTAAGGACTCCACTTACAGTGCAAAGAATTTCTAATTAGGtggactaggtggaccgacgatctggtaaaggtcgcgggaagagcctggatgcgggcagcgcaggaccgtgcattgtggaaaaccttggaggaggcctttgtccagcagtggacgtcatttggctgaaacgaacgaacgaataggAATGTGTTCATTGACTTTTTGTATGCGTCTGCGTCATGAATTAcctatagaatagaatagatatTAGGTACTTGTTGAGAAATCATAATCTAAGGTATCTAAGtaatgaatgaaaaataatctttttttaataaattttatttattatttacacgaCTGTTTCTCAGTCATTTGTCAGTTCTGAACCGAGGAGCTGAGCTCCTCGCTTCCGTAGTGGCGCTCACCATGGGTGCACGCTGTAAGCCTTCAGGATGGGGGATGAGTAGGTTTGGACAAGGGGAGCCGAGTGCACGACGGGGGCAGCCGAGTAGGTGGTGATCGCGGGAGACGACACGTAGGTGGTCAAAGCTGGAGCAGCGATGAGAGGAGCTGACCGCTTGTGGATGAGGTGAGCACCAGCCAGAGCCTTAGCCTGAAAGTGAGCAGCACGGGCGGCGATGACCTCAGGTGTGTCGAGGGGCACAGAAGGAGCGGCGATCGCAACAGGTGCGGCGATGGCAGCAGGAGCAGGGTAGACGGCTGGAGCAGCGATGGCAGCAGCCGCGATGGGTGCAGACGCGTAAGTGCTCACTACAGCTGGGGAGGATTTGATATCAATGCGGGACTGGTGCGACACAGCGGCAGGAGCGGCGATGGCTGCGGGCGCGGCGTAGGCAACTGTGGCGGCGATGGCGGACTTGATGACAGTAGGTGCGGCCAAAGCCAATCCAGGAGCAGCAATGGCGGCGGTGGCGATCGGAGCAGACGCGTAGGTCGTGATCGCGGGAGATGCCACGTAGCTGGTCAAAGCTGGGGCCGCGATGAGAGGAGCCGACCGCTTGTGGATGAGGTGGGCACCAACCAGGGCGGGAGCGGCGATAGCGGCAGGAGCCGCGTAGAACGCCGGAGTCGCGATGGCAGCGGTGGCGATGGGCGCCGACGCGTAGGTGCTCACTACAGCTGGAGATGATTGGATGTCAATGCGTGACTGGTGCGATACAGCTGCAGGAGCAACGATGGCTGATGGAGCCAACAGAAGGCCAGTCGGCGAGGCTGCGGCCAACGCCACCACGGAAAGCAACACCACCAGCGAGTTCATCGTGGTCTGTGTTAGTTCAGATGCAAACAACGAGCGAATGAGACTGTGCTTTCTTCAAGTTAACGTATGTACTATTTATACCACTCGCGATCCAGTCTGAGAAAAGTCAAGTTCAACGGGTGTCCTTAGTCATCGCGCTGTAAATCTGTTAACATAAAGTGCATGTTGCAATATCACTCTGAAATTTCACTATAAAGTTATCCTTACACACACATCGGTCTGACGTAGGGTCTtgataatgaaataaaacttaattaacaTCATGAATGCGAAAGTTTCTCGTTAAGTTCTACTGATCTTTATGTTTTTATGCCTAAAATGTTCAACCAATGAGTTTTGTTACGAAGATAAAATAGAAGATTTCATGCGTAGATTGAGATAGATAACTTTCAACTATAggatacatataaaatatttcaaaatattattatgtacctagcTTCGAAATTGGTTACCAAGCAAGTGACTGTTGGGAATAACTATAGAATTAGGAAGTTTGTAACATATTTATTGTTAACTCGATTTGATGTTGTGTGCACTTGTCATTGGAGCTGCAACAAGtcctaaaattaaatactttgttCTCTGACTGTTATTTTATGGTACTTATCTCttgcatcaaataaataaataaataaaaatattaaagaaaaaatCGCTACCTAAAGGTTTGCCTATTTTTTGCCTTAAAACAAAAATGGAgatgataatttatttaaaacttctaTGCACACAAAACACAGTACACACGACGAATtaaataaggctgggttgcaccatcttactttaactataacaaatctgtcaaactccataaaaacaccggttatggtaataattactattaaaattagatggtacaactcagcctaaaatacCTAACTTATCTCAGAtaaaggaaataaaaatatacatcaCGAACACATGGAGCACGATTATGACTTCTTGAGATTGACCGAAGCAGAGGCTTCGGTCTATCTATctgtgtatatgttacggttaatgtgatgaattaataacatttaacagtgattatttaataattgaaacaaatatcataaaagagaacaacatcttgtgtacgtgctcttgTACAGCCAAaagttttgaacgttttgatatcatatattaatataatttggcataatgagtttggaatgtttcttgcataatattacttttccatgatgcccataacataatgttttgaattaaagtgaaaaataggttaaggtgcggcgggggttgcccttgggccacccctaagccgcctatttagttttatacacacataaatgacctcatattaatcacatttaccaaatcatgaggtaattattcataataaccggcgattattcataattttcacatttatcacattgaccgtaacatatatctATCTATAAAATTACTTTTGTCAGAGGATGCATGATGTAAGCCTATTTCATTTTTACATGGCGTTATGTTTACTAATTACATATTTTCTTCGTATAGTAACTAAGCAAGGTAATGCTTTAacgaattaatattattatgtagctaACGTCCAAAAGACTGAACGTCATCCCATCGaattatttcttattttgtTATGAAAACAGAGATGTTTGTTCACCAAAAGGAAATCAAGAGTCTTTATTCAGAACAACAAACTAAATTTGTACAGGTAGGtaattt
The DNA window shown above is from Ostrinia nubilalis chromosome 13, ilOstNubi1.1, whole genome shotgun sequence and carries:
- the LOC135077293 gene encoding uncharacterized protein LOC135077293 codes for the protein MFKLVVLSAIFAAAAAEPGLIAKAFGVPLAYSSVYTPGVTSISQQASSVVHPSPPLVYSAPVAYSHFIKKRSAPLAYVAPTTYLANTHLAAAPLATTYSAPALLHSAPIVPAAQLSYATHFIKKRSAPFVPTTYIAPTTYAAATPLLTSTYAATPLVHSDPLISQPITYSHFIKKRSAPLLNAFVAPSSYSTQSRVDVRTSPLISTTYTSPIAYSSPIAYTHVY
- the LOC135077510 gene encoding cuticle protein 16.5-like, with product MYKLVVLFSVVALAAAKPGLVAPLAYSAPVAYSAAVPATSSVSQYSSSVVHGSPVVPAVYSAPAVYSAPAVYSAPAVYSSSVVAPAVALAQAPHSPAVVLDAVNGVPLDTPEVVAARAAHYQAKALASHHLRKRSVGALSYSAVPVAHGVVAAPVSYSAPVVSGYSAAPVVSAYSSPVVSAYSTPVVSPYSSPVVSPYSSPVVSAYSAPVVASPVAYSAVVPKALSVHPW
- the LOC135077152 gene encoding cuticle protein 16.5-like — translated: MNSLVVLLSVVALAAASPTGLLLAPSAIVAPAAVSHQSRIDIQSSPAVVSTYASAPIATAAIATPAFYAAPAAIAAPALVGAHLIHKRSAPLIAAPALTSYVASPAITTYASAPIATAAIAAPGLALAAPTVIKSAIAATVAYAAPAAIAAPAAVSHQSRIDIKSSPAVVSTYASAPIAAAAIAAPAVYPAPAAIAAPVAIAAPSVPLDTPEVIAARAAHFQAKALAGAHLIHKRSAPLIAAPALTTYVSSPAITTYSAAPVVHSAPLVQTYSSPILKAYSVHPW